The stretch of DNA AAAGAAGTAGAAGAAAATGCCGTTAACGTCCGCAAATACGGAGAACAAAAGTCAGCAACAGAGCCATTTGGACAATTTCTCGAGTCATTAAAAGCAGAAGTAAAAAGAGGATAACTTAGTAAAGGGAGATTCGTCTCCCTTTTTTACTTTGAAAAAAGAAAAAATTTCTATTGAATAATTTTTCGTTTCTTGATAGAATGAATTTCGTTGCCATATGAAATGCAATGCATGTTTGACATTACGTCTTTGCTTATGTTATAGTAACTAAGGAAAATTGAATACTAGTTTTGGGAAAAGAAGAAGCACCCGCTTCTCACCTGATTGACGCAATTGGCAGTTGGCAGGTTTTACGTGAACTCTTTAGTTTATTACTTTTGTTTCGTAAAGTGTGGGTGTATTACATCCGCACTTTTTTATTTGTAAAAAACAAAGCATTTAAAAAAGTTGTTCATTTCTTGCCGAAACAGCAAAAGCGTCTCAAAGTCATTCAAGTGACTTTCTTGACCCGAAAGTTGTATTCGTGAAAACCTTGGAGGTGGCTAATTATTAGCAAAGACATGTTGTTAAATGAGGGTATCCGCGCTCGCGAAGTTCGCTTAATTGATCAAAACGGCGAACAATTGGGGATTAAAACCAAATTTGAAGCGCTGGAGATTGCCGGACGAGTGAATCTTGACTTGGTACTAGTTGCACCAAATGCGAAACCTCCGGTAGCCCGAATTATGGACTATGGCAAATTTAAATTCGAGAATCAAAAGAAAGAAAAAGAAGCTCGAAAAAATCAAAAGATTATTGTTACAAAAGAAGTTCGTCTAAGCCCAACAATTGATGAGCATGACTTTAATACAAAACTTCGCAATGCGATTAAGTTTTTGGAAAAAGGCGACAAGGTAAAAGCTTCAATCCGCTTCAAGGGCCGGGCGATTACCCATAAAGAAATCGGTCAGCGAGTGTTGGACCGTTTTGCTACTGAGTGCAAGGAAGTTGCAACCATCGAGTCTCATCCAAAAATGGATGGACGAAGCATGTTCCTCGTTCTAGCACCTAAAACTGAAAAGTAATAAGGAGGACTATCCCAATGCCAAAAATGAAAACTCACCGTGGCGCTGCAAAGCGTTTCAAGAAAACTGGTTCTGGTAAACTGAAGCGTTCTCACGCTTATACTAGCCACTTATTTGCAAACAAATCTACTAAAGCTAAGCGTAAGCTTCGTAAAGCGTCTCTAGTTTCTAAGGGCGATTTCAAACGCATTCGTTTCTTATTAACAAATCTTAAGTAATCTCGAACGATTGATATATAGGAGGGAAATTCAATGCCACGTGTAAAAGGCGGTACTGTAACGCGTAAGCGTCGTAAAAAAGTTATTAAATTAGCAAAAGGTTATTATGGTTCAAAACATACATTATATAAAGTAGCAAACCAACAGGTTATGAAATCTTTAATGTATGCATTCCGCGATCGTCGCCAGAAGAAGCGCGACTTCCGTAAACTTTGGATTACTCGTATCAACGCAGCAGCTCGTATGAACGGTCTTTCTTACAGCCGTTTAATGCATGGTTTAAAGCTTGCTGGTATCGAAGTAAACCGCAAGATGCTTGCTGAATTAGCAGTAAGTGATGCAAACGCATTTGCTGAATTAGCAAACGTTGCAAAACAACAACAGAAATAATAATGAAGCCATTCTCCATGGGAGGATGGCTTTTTCTATAAGGGAGATGGGGAATTGAGTACCATTTTTGTAGTGTATATCATCATGAATCTGATTGGTTTGATTGTGATGAAGATAGATAAAGAGCGAGCAAAAAATCACCAATACCGGATTAGTGAAAAAACATTGTGGCTAATTGCTATATTTGGCGGTGCTGTTGGTACAACAGCAGGAATGCAACTTTTTAGGCATAAAACAAAGCACATGCCTTTTAAATGGGGCTTTCCATTACTAGCCGCAGCAGAAATCATTCTTTTAGGCTATTTTTACAGTTTGTAGACATAACAGCATGGTCCTATTTATATGCTTAATTAACAAGAAAGATTAACACCGAGGGGGCTTTGTTTTATGAATGAGGACTTGTCTTTGCTGTTAATCATGGTGGAGGCTGGCGGTATTTTTGCACCATTGGCTTTCATGCTATTTCATCTGTTAAGATCGTTCTTATTTATTCCTGTCTCGGTCGTCGTCATTGCTGGAGGCGTGTTATTTGGAACTATATGGGGGACTATTTATTCGGTCATCGGTTTAATGGGAGTCAGTATCTTTTTCTATGCTTTTATTGATAGAATGCCAAAAACACAGGAGCGGATTATTAAAATTAAAAACCGATGGTTCGGAGAATATCGCAACCTTACTGTTGGTCAAATTGCCATTTTGAGACTAATTCCATTTGTCCACTATCACCTCTTAAGCTTTTGTTTAAAACAAAGAAAACCTAAATTTAAAGAGTACATGAAGGCGTCTTTCGTAACGAATATTCCAATCGCATTTTTCTTTACCATCTTTGGTGAATATATAAGTTCGTTTAGCCCTATTTTTATCGTAATGACTTTATTTGGATTAACTGGTCTTGTTTATCTTTTAAGAGAAAAGCAGAATGTGATCAAATGGAACGCTTTTTTTAAAAGAACAAAAGAAAAAGCCGCTGGCTAAGCGGCTATTTTTGATGCAAAAATTCATGAATCGGACTTTTCCAATTAATTTGCGCAACTGGATATTTTTCGTGAATCTTTTCCTCGATAAAATAAAAGTCTTCCTTGGCCATGCCTTTAATGGAAGAGGTTTGATCCGGCCAAAGAGAAATGGAAACAACATCTATCGTGTTTTTGGAAGCACCTAAGTATTTTTCTCCCGTAAAGACAGCACCATTGTAGGTGATTTGGAAATTTTTCACAACCTCCTTATTGTCTATTAGTAAGAAACGTTTGTGTTTTCGCGCTGCTTCTAATTTACGTGTAGGTTTAAGGAAGTATTTAATACTTACAAAAATTATGAAAATGAATAAGAAAAGTAACACTATACGCAGCAGCCAAACCATGGTCATGCCTCCTAGTACTTTTAACTACTTTACGATTGAGAAAGAGAAAAGTTTCATTCTTTCCACACTTTGGTATAATTTTTGCTAAGGGAATAGTATATTAACGATTTATTACAAAATTAAGTGTTTTATTCTTCATACATAATAGAATGGAACAAAACAAAAATCGGGGGATTGTAATGGAATATAAAGTGAAAATTAAGTTGATAAATAATGAAGCAAAATTACCGTATCGTGCAAATGAAGGTGACGCTGGCATGGATTTATTTTCTATTGAGGAAAAGATAATCAAGGCTGGAGAATCCGAATTAATACGAACAGGAATACAAATGGAATTACCTGAAGGAACAGAGGCACAGATTAGACCTAGAAGTGGATTAGCTTTAAAACATTCTATTACAGTACTAAATAGCCCAGGAACGATTGATGAGGGATACAGAGGCGAAATCCAGGTGATTTTAATAAACCACGGGAAAGAAGATTTTAAGGTAGAGAAACAGATGAGAATTGCTCAGATGGTTATAACTCCAGTAATACAGGTTAAACTTGAAAGAACAGAGGTTTTATCCAACACGGAAAGAGATAAAGGTGGGTTCGGTTCATCAGGTGAATAAATAAGCAAAGATCTATCATGGTTGTCCCATACATGATTGTGCAAGAGAAGTTATCCATAAATGAAAACCTTAATTTTGGATTATATCAAAATTAGGGTTTTTTTTATAATGTTTATCAATTGTTTTGAATTATTTTAAATAAAATTAATATTTTGTTTTACATTATTAAAGTTTATGTTAAACTATTATTAAATTAAGAAAAGGGGTGGTTGATGTGGATAGTAAAAATGTTCCAAGCTGGATTCTGTCTTTGGAGAGTGAGGATTTGGAATTTATTAAAAACTTTGTTCTGAATTCAGGTTCTCTAAAAGAAATCGCAAAGATTTATGAAGTCTCATATCCAACCGTAAGAATTAAACTAGATAGGCTAATTGAAAAAATAAAAATAAACGATGTCATAGATAACGAGGAATTTATCAAGTTTATCAAAAGGCTTTCAATTGATGATCGTATAAGCCTTGAGGATGCAAAATTGATTATTGAAAAATATAAACAAGAAAAGGATGAGAAGTAATGGTTGATTTTTATGGGGTTTTAATAGCTGCCGGTGTATTAGCTGTTCAATATTTTTTTTCAACTAGGAATAGTGTTTTTTGGGGGGCAATTATACCAGTAGCTTATATTGTTGTTTTAACATGGATGCTTGTAACAAGCCGTATTGAAAGTGCAATTGCCTTCATCCTAATACTGATTTTAGGGATACTTTTTCTTATTGCAGAATGGAATGGTGGTAGAAAGTATCTTCGTGAGAAAAGACGAAAAGAATTAGATAGAATGAAAACTCATGATATGTAATAGGGATTATGGAAATGGAAAAAGCATATTTTGCAAAAAATGAAGTAAATTATCAAAGACAGAATAACTATTAGATAAACCTTATTTTCTGTATAATAAAATTTGAGCATACATAAAGGGGGCGATACAATGGCTAATTTAGATGAGACTTTAACGATGTTAAAGGATTTAACCGATGCCAAAGGAATTCCCGGCAACGAGAGGGAAGTTCGCAAAGTAATGACGAAATACATAGCACCATATGCGGATGACGTAACGACAGACGGCCTTGGCAGTCTAATTGCCAAGAAGGTGGGAAAAGAGGGCGGTCCTAGAATTATCGTAGCTGGCCACTTAGATGAAGTTGGTTTCATGGTTACACAAATTGATGATAAGGGATTCCTTCGTTTTCAACCAGTTGGCGGCTGGTGGTCACAAGTTATGCTCGCTCAGCGTGTAACGATTGTGACAAAAAAGGGTGATATCCTTGGTGTTATTGGGTCAAAGCCTCCACACATATTATCGGTAGAAGCACGTAAGAAACCAGTAGAAATAAAAGATATGTTCATTGATATTGGTGCCTCTAGCCGTGAGGAAGCTCTTGGATGGGGTGTCCTTCCGGGAGATATGGTTGTACCATATTTCGAGTTTACGGTTATGAATAATGAAAAAATGCTTTTGGCAAAAGCATGGGATAACCGCATTGGCTGTGCGATTGCTATTGATGTATTGAAGCAGTTAAAGGGTGTGGAACATCCGAACGAGGTTTATGGACTCGGAACAACTCAAGAGGAAATCGGCTCACGTGGCGCCAAAACCTCTGCGGAGAAAATTAATCCTGATATCGGTTTTGCTGTCGATGTTGGTATTGCTGGAGATACACCTGGAATTTCTGAAAAAGAAGCAATGAGCAAAATGGGGAAAGGTCCACAAATCATTTTATACGATGCTACCCTTGTGGCACATAAAGGTTTGCGTGATTTTATTATTACCGTTGCTGATGAGATGAATATCCCTTATCAATTCGATGTTATTCCAGGAGGAGGGACAGATGCCGGTCCTATCCATACTTCACACACTGGAGTTCCGTCGATAGCCATAACGATTGCAACACGTTATATCCATTCACATGCAGCAATGCTACATCGTGATGACTATGAAAATGCAGTGAAACTGATTGTTGAAGTGATCAAGCGATTAGACCGGGAGACAGTTGATAAAATTACCTTTGAATAGAAATTGATGTCCTCGATATTATGTCGGGGACTTTTTTACTGGCGGATGGCGAGAAATACTGGCGGATAGCAAGAAATACTGGCGGATAGCGAGAAATACTGGCGGATGGCGAGAAATACTGGCGGATGGCGAGAAATACTGGCGGATGGCGTAGAAATACTGATGGATAGCGAGAAATACTGATGGATAGCGAGAAATACTGGCGGATGGCGAGAAATACTGGCGGATAATCATAAATAGAGCTGCCGAGTTCAAATCGGCAGCACCATACTAAATTACTTTAACCCATTTTCAAGTGTTGCAAGCATTTCCTTCTTTTCTTCCTCAGAGGAGTTCTTCCAAATAACCTCAAATAATACTCCTAAGCCTGGAAGCATTTTTTCCTCGCCATTTTGGATGGCGTCAACAATTGTATCTTCTAATTCATCTTGGGAGTTACCAGCAACATTGTGAATAATAGCATTGCGCAAATTTAAATTCATCATCACACACTCCTTATTAATCCTGTATTTCTTTAATATGATTTCTATATTTGGTTTTATTATGTATTTTTTTTGGGATATAATGAGAAAAAACACTAGAGGAGAACAAACTTGAAGCATATTGAATCCATTCAAAACCCTAAAGTAAAACAATGGAAAAAGCTGTTAACGAAAAAGGAGCGGGATAAATCCGGAACCTTCTTAGTTGAGGGCTTTCATTTAGTCGAAGAAGCATTAAAACAAAGTGAGCGTGTAATCGAAATTATCGTTTCTGATAAGACTGGTCTCCCGCCGCGCTGGGATTCTGGAGAAATACCCGTTACAATTGTTACGGAAGAAATATCAAATTCTCTTTCTGACACAGAGGCACCGCAAGGGATTTATGCGGTTTGCCGCCAGATTCTAATAGATGTACCGAATGCAAAGACGTACCTGCTAATTGATGCAGTACAAGATCCAGGAAACTTGGGTACGATGATTCGAACGGCTGACGCAGCTGGTATTGACGCAGTAATCGTAGGTAAGGGAAGCGTGGATGTATATAATTCAAAGGTACTTCGCTCGGGACAAGGCAGTCATTTTCACCTGCCCATCATAAGAGGCGATCTCAATGAGTGGATCGAAAAACTCAATGCGAAAAATATTTCGGTTTACGGTACAGCACTGGAAGGTGCATCTGCATATACTGATATTTCAACAGATGATTCCTTTGCCTTACTGGTTGGCAATGAAGGCAGCGGGGTTAACAAAGAACTTCTTGAAAAAACGACAGCAAACCTTTATATTCCCATCTACGGTAAAAGTGAATCACTCAATGTCGCAGTAGCAACAGGCATCCTGTTATATTTTTTTAAAAAATAGACGATACTAGTTTGAATCATTAAGTAAAATATTATATAATAATTTACATTATTGAAAATAACCAAAGACGTTGACGGAGAAAAGTATCTTATCAATGACCATTTAGGGAGAAAGTGCCGTGACTGAAAGCACTTTTATGGGCATGTTAAGAGAAGTTCACCTCCTGAGTTGGCATCGGGACCACGAAAGTACTTTCGTGTAAAGGTGCACCGGCCTATGCCGTTATCACAATCAAGCGAACACTTGTGTTTTTTACATACTGTGTTTACAAGGGTGGTACCGCGACTATAAACCTCGTCCCTTTCCAGGGATGGGGTTTTTTTGTTTTTCAAAAAGTCATTCACCATTATATGAAAATAAGGAGGAACTTCAAATGCAAGAACGTTTAAAGGAATTGCAGCAGGAAGCTATTCAAAGTATTGAACAGTCTTCAAGCTTAAAAGAATTAAATGACATTCGCGTTGCTTATTTAGGGAAAAAAGGACCAATCACGGAAGTACTTCGTGGAATGGGTAAACTTTCAGCCGAGGAGCGTCCAATGATGGGGGCACTCGCAAATGAAGTCCGTGAAGCCATTGCGACCACATTAGAAGCAAAACAAAAGGGTCTAGAGGAAGCGGCTGTATTAGAGAAACTAGCTTCTGAGTCGATTGATGTAACACTTCCAGGAAGACCGGTTAAAGTTGGTAACCACCATCCACTAACAAGAATCATTGAAGAAATTGAAGATTTATTTATTGGTATGGGTTATCAAGTGGCTGAAGGACCTGAAGTAGAGCAGGATTATTATAACTTTGAGGCTCTTAATTTACCAAAGGGTCATCCGGCACGCGATATGCAGGATTCCTTCTATATTACAGATGAAATTTTACTGCGCACGCATACATCGCCAGTACAGGCACGGACAATGGAAAAGAACCAGGGTAAAGGCCCAATCAAAATCATCTGCCCAGGTAAAGTGTACCGCCGTGATAATGATGATGCGACACACTCTCACCAGTTCATGCAAATTGAAGGTCTCGTTGTCGGCGAGAATATCCGTATGAGTGACCTAAAAGGCACTTTAGAGGTTTTTGCAAAGAAAATGTTTGGTGAAGACCGTGAAATCAGATTACGACCAAGTTTCTTCCCGTTTACAGAGCCTTCTGTTGAGATGGATATTTCTTGCATGATTTGCGGCGGACATGGCTGTAATGTTTGTAAGAAAACAGGCTGGATTGAGATTCTTGGAGCAGGAATGGTTCATCCAAACGTCCTTGAAATGGCTGGCTATGATTCTAAAAAATACACTGGATTTGCATTTGGAATGGGACCAGAGCGAATTGCCATGTTGAAATACGGCGTTGATGATATTCGTCATTTCTATACAAATGATGTACGGTTCTTAAAACAATTTTCTAAACATGAGTAGAGGAGGAGCATAAAATGTTTGTTTCATATAAATGGCTCCAGGATTATGTTGATTTATCCGGAGTATCGGCTGATGAGTTAGCAGAAAAAATTACAAAGAGTGGGATTGAGGTTGAGGGCGTAGAGGTCCTTAACGAAGGGATTACAGGAGTAGTGGTTGGTCACGTTATTGAACGTGTACAGCATCCGAATGCAGATAAATTAAGCAAATGCCAAGTTGATATTGGTCAGGGCGAACCTGTTCAAATTATTTGCGGCGCACCGAATGTGGCACAAGGGCAAAAGGTAGCAGTGGCAACCGTTGGTGCGGTTTTACCAGGTAACTTTAAAATAAAGCGTGCGAAGCTTCGCGGTGAGGAATCAAATGGAATGATCTGCTCACTAACTGAGCTTGGTATTGAAGCGAAGGTTGTAGCGAAGGAATATTCTGAAGGGATCTTTGTTTTCCCTCAAGACGCAGAAGTTGGAACAGACGCAATCGCGTTATTAAACCGTAATGATGAAGTCCTTGAGCTTGGACTAACTCCAAATCGTGCGGATTGCTTGAGTATGCTTGGTGTAGCATATGAAGTAGCCGCGATTCTTGGACGCGATGTCAAGCAGCCAGAAATCGATCTTCAGCCAGTGAATGAAAAAGCAACAGATTATATCACTGTTAAAGTTGATGCTAATGAGGATAATCCTTTATATGTTGCCAAAGTAATTAAAAACGTAAAAATTGGTCCTGCACCATTATGGATGCAAACAAGACTAATGTCTGCAGGTATTCGTCCACACAATAATGTAGTCGATATCACTAACTACATTTTATTAGAATATGGTCAACCCCTGCATGCATTTGATTATGATCGCTTAGGTTCAAAGGAAATCCTTGTTCGCCGTGCAAATGATGGTGAGAAATTCACAACATTAGATGACGCAGAACGAACATTAACTTCTGACCACTTAGTGATTACAAATGGAATTGAGCCTGTAGCATTAGCCGGCGTTATGGGCGGAGCAAATTCTGAGGTTACATCAGATACAACAACTGTGTTGCTGGAGGCGGCTTATTTTACAGGAGGAACTGTAAGAAAAGCATCGAAAGACCACGGTTTACGTAGTGAAGCAAGTGCTCGTTTTGAAAAGGGTGTCGATCCAAATCGCGTTCGTGCTGCGGGTGAGCGTGCTGCCTACTTAATGGCAAAATACGCTGGCGGCGAAGTATTAGAAGGTGCTTCTGAAATTGATACACTAACAGTTGAGCCAGCAGTCGTATCAATCACACTTGAAAAAATCAATAGTGTCATCGGCACAAACTTGACTGTGGCCGATGTGGAAGCCATTTTTGAACGACTTCAATTTACGGTAACCAGTGAAGATGAGACGATTACGGTTACAGCTCCAACACGTCGTGGCGACATCAAAATTGAGGAAGACTTAATTGAAGAAGTTGCCCGTCTTTATGGCTACGATAACATTCCGAAAACATTGCCAATCGGTTCTGCTACACCAGGTAAATTATCGAGCTATCAGGAAAAAAGACGTATTGTCCGCCAATATTTAGAGGGTGCAGGTTTGTACCAGGCGGTAACGTATTCGTTAACAAGTGAGGAAAAAGCAGCACAATTTGCACTTGAGAAACGTGATTTCATCCGTTTAGCAATGCCAATGAGTGAGGACCGCAGTATTCTGCGTTTAAGCATCATGCCACAACTGTTGGAAGTTTTAAAATACAATAGTGCTCGTCAAAACGACAGCCTCGCTGTTTATGAAACAGGTGCAGTATTCTTAGCCAATGGAAATGAAGTTCTACCTGAAGAGCAGGAGCATTTAGCTGGTGCGATTACAGGTCTATGGCACAGTCATTCATGGCAAGGTGAGAAAAAAGCGGTTGACTTCTATGTGTTAAAAGGTATTTTAGAAGGATTGTTTGCAAAACTTGGCCTTACAGAAAGTGTGACTTATGTTCAGGCTAAAGTGGATAATATGCACCCAGGACGGACAGCTGAAATTCACTTAAATGGTGAAAGAATTGGATTTGTCGGTCAAGTACACCCAACCATGCAAAAAGAATTAGATTTAAAGGATACCTACGTGTTTGAGCTTTCACTAAAAGCAGTTCTTGAAGCAGCAACAGTGGCACTTAGATACGAAGGCATTCCACGTTTCCCTTCAATCACAAGAGACATTGCTCTTGTCGTTGATAAAGAAACAGTCTCAGGCGTGTTAAAGGACATTATTCAAACTGCAGGCGGTAAGCTTCTAAAAGAAGTAAATGTCTTTGATCTATACGAAGGTGATCGCATGGAAGAAGGCAAAAAGTCCATCGCGTACTCTCTAAAATATATGGATCCAGAACGTACATTAACTGATGAAGAAGTTACAAAGGTTCATACTCAAGTGCTTGAAGCATTGAGAAATCAGGCTGGAGCGGTATTGAGAGGGTAATTAAATGGAAAAATGACCTAGTGATAATCCACTAGGTCATTTTTTTATGCTGATATTGATAAAAGAAATTGAGAAAAAATGAAATTTGGACTAATGCAGGCAGCCTGGAGTGACCGAAGAGCATTCATAAAAAGTATTTGGGTTAATGCAGGCAGTCTGGAGCGACCGAAAAGCATTCATAAAAAGCATTTGGGTCAATGCAGGCAGTCTGGAGTGACTGAAGAGAATTCATGAGAAGCATTTGGGTCAATGCATAAATCATCTCCTCTTTTTATTCACCAAATTCATCGCCTTCTCCGTATTAGCAAAGTGTAACTTTACAAACTGTGGCAATACTTCTCTCCCTTTTTTCAAAATCAATTTTGCAGCGGCTTCATCGACTTGAGCACCTGCTCCTTTTGGAATTTTAAAGCCTGCCGAATCACTTAGCTTGTCAAAGTACTGCACAAAAGCATAACGTGCAAGGATCGAAGCGGCAGCTACCGCAAGATGGATACCCTCTGCTTTCGTGCTAAAATAAACATTTTCCCGCGCCACAGCTTTTTGATTTTTAATATGCTGATAATAGGTACTTTCTTGAACAAATTGGTCGATAAGTATTGCTTCAGGTTTAACAGGTGAAATTTTTTCGAGCACATTTAGAATAGCTTGATTATGTAGGAGGGCCTTCATTTTCCCCTGTGACATTCCTGATTTCTGCAGTTGATTATATTTTTCATTTTTTAGTGTCATCAAACTAAATGGAACAATATCTTTTATTACCTTTGCGATGGCAATAATTTTTTCATCATTTAAATCTTTCGAATCTCTGACACCTAATTCTTTTAATAACGGAATATCCTCTTTTCGTACATACGCAGCAACGACAGTAATCGGACCAAAAAAGTCACCAGTACCAACCTCATCTGAACCAATTACCGACATTTGACTGATTCCACTCGGTACACTACCTTTAGGAGCACTCGTTTTAGCAGGTGCAGTGCTCTTTGCTGCTGCCACACCCCATCTACTCGCTTCAGTTTCACTGCCACTTCCTTGAAATAAAACTTTCCCAGACTTATAGGCAGTAATCATCGAGCCTGAAGTCTTGGCAGCAAACACACTCCCTGGAGGAGTCTTTTCTAGTAATTTGCCTTCATAGTAACTTTTCATTTTATTAATTTCAGTCATACTTAGATTTAAAACAACATTTCCCACTCCCAAAACACTCCTCGACAATTTTCTAGTAAAAAGTAAAAAAACTCCAGTTTAAACTGTTTCTCTTTTCGACACATATCCGTTCGTGTTATATTATAAAATAGGGATTTCTTCGAATCGAATGGAGGCAGTAATTTGTCAAATACAGAAAAAACTAGAACAACCGTTGATATATACGGACAGCAATACGTTATTATAGGTGACGAAAGCCAAAGTCATGTTCGACGTGTGGCAGCATTGGTCGATAAAAAACTGCGCGAAATTGGTTCCAGGAATCCACTTCTAGATGTGAATAAGCTCGCCGTCCTAACAGCAGTAAATGCTGTTAATGATTATATTAAAATGAAGGAACAATTAGAGCGGCTGCAATCTGAATTACAAAAGGAAAAGGACTGAATAAGTCATGTTGGATTTAGCAATTATTTTATTATTAATTTTTGGCTTTTTTATCGGTTTAAAAAGAGGCTTCATTTTACAGTTAGTCCATTTAACAGGTTTTATTATTGCATACATAGTGGCAAATTTATACTATGACGATTTGGCACCAAGACTAACGCTATGGGTTCCCTATCCAAATCTCGGTACTGTTGCTCCTTTAAAACTATTAGGTGAGAATGGTAATATGGAGGAAGCCTTTTACCGTGCCATTTCCTTTGTTATCATTTTCTTTGCGGTAAAAATCTTACTGCAGATTATTGGATCCATGCTTGATTTTATTGCCCATTTGCCTGTTCTTAAGCAATTAAATGTTTGGGCAGGAGGAA from Neobacillus sp. CF12 encodes:
- the rnhC gene encoding ribonuclease HIII, translated to MGNVVLNLSMTEINKMKSYYEGKLLEKTPPGSVFAAKTSGSMITAYKSGKVLFQGSGSETEASRWGVAAAKSTAPAKTSAPKGSVPSGISQMSVIGSDEVGTGDFFGPITVVAAYVRKEDIPLLKELGVRDSKDLNDEKIIAIAKVIKDIVPFSLMTLKNEKYNQLQKSGMSQGKMKALLHNQAILNVLEKISPVKPEAILIDQFVQESTYYQHIKNQKAVARENVYFSTKAEGIHLAVAAASILARYAFVQYFDKLSDSAGFKIPKGAGAQVDEAAAKLILKKGREVLPQFVKLHFANTEKAMNLVNKKRR
- a CDS encoding CvpA family protein, which codes for MLDLAIILLLIFGFFIGLKRGFILQLVHLTGFIIAYIVANLYYDDLAPRLTLWVPYPNLGTVAPLKLLGENGNMEEAFYRAISFVIIFFAVKILLQIIGSMLDFIAHLPVLKQLNVWAGGMLGFAEVYLIIFILLYIAALVPMELLQKPLDDSIMANLIVNHTPFLSQQIKSMWMEYTAALTSL
- the zapA gene encoding cell division protein ZapA translates to MSNTEKTRTTVDIYGQQYVIIGDESQSHVRRVAALVDKKLREIGSRNPLLDVNKLAVLTAVNAVNDYIKMKEQLERLQSELQKEKD
- the pheT gene encoding phenylalanine--tRNA ligase subunit beta; translation: MFVSYKWLQDYVDLSGVSADELAEKITKSGIEVEGVEVLNEGITGVVVGHVIERVQHPNADKLSKCQVDIGQGEPVQIICGAPNVAQGQKVAVATVGAVLPGNFKIKRAKLRGEESNGMICSLTELGIEAKVVAKEYSEGIFVFPQDAEVGTDAIALLNRNDEVLELGLTPNRADCLSMLGVAYEVAAILGRDVKQPEIDLQPVNEKATDYITVKVDANEDNPLYVAKVIKNVKIGPAPLWMQTRLMSAGIRPHNNVVDITNYILLEYGQPLHAFDYDRLGSKEILVRRANDGEKFTTLDDAERTLTSDHLVITNGIEPVALAGVMGGANSEVTSDTTTVLLEAAYFTGGTVRKASKDHGLRSEASARFEKGVDPNRVRAAGERAAYLMAKYAGGEVLEGASEIDTLTVEPAVVSITLEKINSVIGTNLTVADVEAIFERLQFTVTSEDETITVTAPTRRGDIKIEEDLIEEVARLYGYDNIPKTLPIGSATPGKLSSYQEKRRIVRQYLEGAGLYQAVTYSLTSEEKAAQFALEKRDFIRLAMPMSEDRSILRLSIMPQLLEVLKYNSARQNDSLAVYETGAVFLANGNEVLPEEQEHLAGAITGLWHSHSWQGEKKAVDFYVLKGILEGLFAKLGLTESVTYVQAKVDNMHPGRTAEIHLNGERIGFVGQVHPTMQKELDLKDTYVFELSLKAVLEAATVALRYEGIPRFPSITRDIALVVDKETVSGVLKDIIQTAGGKLLKEVNVFDLYEGDRMEEGKKSIAYSLKYMDPERTLTDEEVTKVHTQVLEALRNQAGAVLRG